The segment CCGAGGTCGAGGCGCTGCTCATGGTCCCGATCGGGGCCCACGCCCTCTTCGCCAAGCCGCTGATCACCACCCCCGAGTCCGTGCTCGCCGTCGAGGTCGAGCCGCACACCCCGCACGGGGTTCTGTGGTGCGACGGGCGGCGGACCGTGGAACTCCCGGCGGGAGCGCGGGTCGAGGTGCGGCGGGGTGCCGTGCCGGTCCGGCTCGCCCGGCTCCACCACGCCTCCTTCACGGACCGGCTCGTCGCCAAGTTCGCCCTCCCGGTGTCGGGGTGGCGGGGCGGGGCACGCTGACGCACCTGCGCGCGAGGCGGGCCGAGGCCCGTCGTTCGGGGCGGCCGCGGGGGCGTACCTCCGGCTCCCCGGGGCACGGAACGATCGGCGCGCCGGAGAGTTACGCCCGGGGGTGATGTCGCATCGCACCAGGGAAACCTCGTATGGTCTGGGGCGTGCTGGAGGAGATGCGGATACGGTCGCTCGGGGTCATCGACGACGCGGTGGTCGAGCTGTCGCCCGGCTTCACCGCGGTGACCGGTGAGACCGGTGCGGGCAAGACCATGGTGGTGACCAGCCTGGGCCTGCTGCTCGGTGGACGGGCCGACCCGGCCCTCGTGCGGATCGGCGCGGCCTCGGCCGTCGTCGAGGGGCGGATCAGCGTGCCCGCGGGCGCGCCCGCCGCCCTGCGCGCCGAGGAGGCCGGGGCGGAGCTGGAGGACGGGGTGCTGCTGGTCAGCCGTACCGTCTCCGCCGAGGGACGCTCGCGGGCCCACCTGGGCGGGCGCTCCGTGCCCGTGGGGCTGCTCGCCGAACTCGCCGACGAACTCGTCGCCGTACACGGCCAGACCGACCAGCAGGGGCTGCTCAAGCCCGCCCGGCAGCGCGGGGCGCTCGACCGGTACGCGGGCGAGGCCGTCTCCGTACCGCTCGCCGTCTACGCCGAGGCGTACCGGCGGCTGCGCGCCGTCACCGGCGAACTGGACGAGATCACCACGCGGGCCCGTGAGCGGGCCCAGGAGGCGGATCTGCTGCGGTTCGGGCTCGGTGAGATCGAGGCCGTCTCCCCGCGAGCCGGGGAGGACACCGAACTCGCCGCCGAGGCGGAGCGGCTCGGGCACGCCGAGGCCCTCGCCTCCGCGGCCGCGCTCGCGCACGCCGCGCTCGCGGGCGTTCCCGAGGACCCCGAGTCCGTCGACGCCACGACCCTCGTCGCGGGCGCCGGCCGGGCCCTGGAGGCCGTACGGTCGCACGACCCGGCGCTCGCCGCGCTCGCCGACCGGATGGGGGAGATCTCCATCCTCCTCGGCGACGTGGCCACCGAACTCGCCGGATACGCCGACGACCTCGACGCCGACCCGCTGCGGCTCGCCGCCGTCGAGGAGCGGCGGGCGGCGCTCACGCAGCTGACGCGGAAGTACGGCGCCGACATCGCGGCCGTCCTCGCCTGGGCGGAGGAGAGCGCGAACCGGCTCGGCGAGCTGGACGGCGACGACGACCGCGTCGAGGAACTCACCGCCGAGCGGGACCGGCTGCGCGATGAACTGTCGGTGCTCGCCCAGCGGCTCACCGACGCCCGTACGGAGGCCGCCGACCGGTTCGCCGACGCGGTCACCGCCGAACTCGCCTCGCTCGCCATGCCCCACGCGCGGGTGTCCTTCGACATCCGGCAGACCGAGGACCCCGACGGCGTCGAGGTCGGCGGCCGCCGGGTCGCCTACAGCCCCTCCGGGGCCGACGAGGTCGAACTGCTGCTCGCCCCGCACCCCGGGGCCCCGCCGCGGCCGATCGCCAAGGGCGCGTCCGGTGGTGAGCTGTCCCGGGTGATGCTCGCGGTGGAGGTCGTGTTCGCCGGGGTCGACCCGGTGCCGACGTACCTTTTCGACGAGGTCGACGCGGGTGTCGGCGGCAAGGCGGCGGTCGAGATCGGCCGGCGGCTCGCCAAACTCGCCAAGACCGCGCAGGTCGTGGTCGTCACCCACCTGCCGCAGGTCGCGGCCTTCGCCGACCGGCAGCTGCTCGTCGAGAAGACGAACGACGGCTCGGTGACACGGTCCGGCGTCACGGTCCTGGAGGGCGAGGAGCGCGTGCGGGAGCTGTCCCGGATGCTCGCGGGCCAGGAGGACTCCGAGACGGCCAGGGCGCACGCCGAGGAGCTGCTCGCGACGGCTCGGGCGGACGGCTGACCCTCAGCGGGCGACGGTTGACCTTCAGCGGGTGACGGCTGTCCTTCAGCGGTCAGGGAGAGGGCAGGCGTGCCGCCACTCCCTGACCGGGCTGTTCCGCGGCTCCGCGTAGTCGATCCGCGCCCTGGCTGTCCGCTGCGGGTGCTCGCCGGGCCGGGGCCCGGCGGAGGGCGCTGACAGCGTGGCTAGGCTGGGGCCATGATCGGGACAGCGGGCAGGATCGCCTCATTCGCCCTCGCCGCGGGGGTCACCCGGGTGGCTTACGAGGGGCTTCGGCGGCGTGCGGCCGAGGGGCGGGGGAGGCCGGTCGGCCACGGGGAGCCGGGTGACGGGCCCTGGACGCGGGTCAACTACGCGGGGCGGGCCGTCGATCTGTTCGCCGGGCCCGCGGTGGCCGTCGGGGCCGCCGTCGGCGCGGGGAGCGGGCCCGCGGCGTTCGCCGTGCTGGCCGCCGGGGCGTGCGGGGCGTACGACGATGTGAAGGGCGACCATCGGCGGGGCTTCCGGGCGCATCTCGCGGCGCTGCGGGGCGGCGAGGTGACCAGTGGGGCCGTCAAGCTGCTCGGGATCGGTGCGGCCTCGCTCGTGGCCGGGGCGCTGCTCAAGGAGCGGGCCGTCGACAAGGTCCTCGCCGGAGTCGTCATCGCCGGAACCGCCCATCTCGTCAATCTGGTGGACGTACGGCCCGGGCGCGCGGGGCTGACCGTGCTCGCGCTCGGCGCTCCGGGGCTGCTGCGCGGCTCGCTCGCCGCAGCCCCGATGGGGGCCGTCACGGCCGTCCTCGGGGACGACCTCGGTGAGCGCACCATGCTCGGCGACACCGGTGCGCACGCGCTCGGCGCGGCCGTCGGCAGTGCGATCGCCGTCGGGAACGGGCGGATCGGACTCGCCGTCCATGCGGCCGGGTTGGTCGGCGCCGCGGCGTGGGCGGAGTGGAACGAGGGTCTCGGGGGCGCGTCCTCGGGATCTGGGGCAGCGTCGGTCGGGTAAGAGGGAGCGCCGGCCTGCTGCGGGGGTGCGCCGGCCGGGTATGAGGGAGCGCCGGTCCGGTCCGGGGGCGCGTCGGCCGGGTTCGGGGGAGCAGAGGCGTGACCTGGGGGAGCGTGAGGTGTCCTCGCGCGCTCACCCGAGTGGGTGAACCCGGGGGGTGGGTCACGGAGCCGTACGCCTTCCGTACAGGGGAACGACGCCACTTCGGTGCCGGAACGTGCGTACGGTCGGGGGCACGGGCTGGCATCCTTGGGCGCGTGACACAGCTCCGTACGGTCCAAGTGCTGGGCGGCGGCAGCGCGGGCAGCAGCGCTCACGTCCGATCACTTGCCTCGGGGCTGGTGGCGAGGGGCGTGCGGGTGACCGTGTGCGCCCCGGCCGAACTCGACCGCGTCTACGACTACCTGGGTGCCGGTGCCGACTTCGTGCCGCTGCCGCGCCTCGGCGACCCCGCGACGGTCGCCGCGCTCCGCAACGCCTGCATCGGGGCGGACGTGGTCCACGCGCACGGGTTGCAGGCGTCCGTGCGGGCCGCGCTCGCGCTGTCCGGCGGAGAGCGTGGGGGCCGGGCTCCGCTCGTGACGACCTGGGACAGCCGGCACCATGTCCACGGGGCGCGGGGCGGGATGCTGCGGCTTCTGGAGCGAAGGACCGTGCGGGCCACGACCGTTGTCCTCGCCACGTCCTCCGAACTCGTCGACCGGGCCCGGCGGCGCGGAGCCCGGGACGCCCGGCTCGCACCCGTCACCGTGCCGGCCGCGCGGGGGCCCGTATGCCTCCACGACGGCAAGGCGCGGGCCGAACTGGGCGCCGTCGACCGGCCGTTGCTGATGGCCGTAGGGGCGCTTGAGCGTGGCCGGGGGTACCGGACCCTGCTCGACGCTGCGCGGGAATGGCGGGAGCTCGATCCCCAGCCGCTGCTCGTGATCGCGGGGGAGGGGCGCGAACGGGCCGCCCTCCAGCGGCGGATCGTGGCGGAAGGGCTGCCGGTGCGGCTGATCGGGCGGCGCGAGGACGTCGCGGAGCTGCTCGCGGCGGCGGACGTCGCGGTGCTGCCGTCGCGGTGGGAGGCGCGGTCCCTGCTCGCCCAGGAGGCGCTGCGGCTCGGGGTGCCGCTCGTCGCCACGGCTGTGGGCGGAGTGCCGGAACTCGTGGGTGATGCAGCGGAGTTGGTGCCGTACGGGGATGCGGTGGCGCTCGCCGGGGCGGTGCGGGGGCTGCTGGAGGACGTGGAGCGGCGGATGGATCTGGCGGCGGCGGGGCGGGTGCAGGCGGGGTCCTGGCCTACGGAGGACGAGACGGTGGCGCACGTTCTGAGCGTGTATGACGAGTTGGTGGGGCGGTAGCGAGCGGTACGGCGTCTCTCGCCGGGCCCAGGCCTTCGCCCTGTGACCGGCCCCCGTGCGCCGTGCCCGGTGGTGCGGGGCCAGGCACAAGGGGCGGTGGCGCCGCCCAGGGCGCCGTTCCGTTGTGCCCACCCGTTCCGCCCCGGCGGAACGAATGCCCACAACGGGGGCGGGCGGGGCCGGGGCGGGTGCGGCAGGGAGGGGCCTACGGCGTGTGGCGGCGGGCTCTCAGGGCCAGGGAGAGGGCCAGGACCGTTTGGGGGTCGTCCAGGTCCGTGCCCAGGAGCTCGGAGATGCGGGCCAGGCGGTTGTAGAGCGTCTGGCGGTTCAGGTGGAGTTCCCGGGCCGTCTCCGCCTTGCGGCCCGCGTGCGCCAGGTACGTCTCCAGGGTCGGGAGGAGCGGGGGACGGGACGTGCGGTCGTGGTCCCGCAGCGGGCCGATCGCGCGGTCCACGAACGCCGCCAGGACCGTGTCCCCGTGGAAGTGCAGCCGCCACAGCAACAGGTCGATGTCGAGGCGCCGGGCGTCGTACCAGGGCAGGTCCGACAGGCCCTGCGCGGCCGTCGCCGTCTCAGCCGCGTGCCGCAGGCCCGCCGAGGCCGCGGCCCAGCTGCCCGCGACGCCCACCACGACCACCGGCGGGTGCACCCCGGCGCGTTCGAGGCCCGCCCGCTCCACGCCCGCGCGCAGGGCCGCCGCGACCCGGTCCGCGACCGCCGTGCGTTCCGATTCCGAGCGCAGGCCCAGAAGGAGGGGGACACGGCCTTCCACCGGGCGGACGCCCAGGAGGACCGGGACTCCGACCGAGGCGAGCTCCTCCAGGACCGCGCGGGCGAGCAGGGCCCAGTTCCCCGAGGGGGAGAGCTCCGAGGCCAGGCGCATCACCACCGGCAGGAGCGGACCGTCGCCCGGTTTGAAGCCGAGGACCCGGGCCTGCGCCGGGGCGTCCTCGGCCGTGATCCGGCCCTCCGCCAGGTCCGTCAGGAAGTCGCCCCGGCCCCGTGCGGCCAGCTCCTCCTCCTGGCGCGCCTGCATGAGGACGACCGCGAGGAGGCCCGCCGCGCGCTCGGCCGCCATCCGGTGGACGGGGGAGAGGGCGCCGGAGACCGACAGGAGGACGAGACGGGCCCGTACCGATGACGTACCGGGGCCGCCGCCGGGCACGTCGACCAGCACCGTGCCGGTGGGCGGGCCCGATTCGCGGGCCGCCCGCTGGCCGCGCAGCCCGTCCCATACCTGGAGCGGGTCGGCGGGCGCGGACTCGGTGCCCGCCGCGTACAGCAGCTGGCCGTCGGCGGTCTCCAGGAAGACGGGGTTGGCGGCGAAGTCCGAGAGGATGCGCAGGACCTGCGGGACCCCGCCGCCGCCGAGCAGTGCCTCCGTGCACTGCCGGTGCACCTCCTCGGCCTGCCGGAGGAGCGCGTAGTGGCCGTTGACGATCTCGGTGTGGATCTCCTCCGTGACGGCCACGAAGGGGACCTCGCGGTGCAGCTGCACCAAGGGCAGGCCGGCGGCCCTCGCGGTCTCCACTATCGTCGCCGGGAGGCGGGCGAAACGCGGTCCGAGTTCCACCACGAGCGCCGCGATGCCCCGGTCGGCGAGCCGCCGCACGAAGGCGCGCTGCTCGGCCGGCCGGGTGCCGAGCCCGAGGCCCGTGGTCAGCAGCAGCTCGCCGCCCTTGAGCAGCGACGCGATGTTCGGCACCTCGCCCGCGTGCACCCAGCGCACCGTGCGGTGCAGCCGGTCCGCGCCGGCCACGACCTCCGGGAGCCCGCTGCGCAGGCCCGGGAGTTCGAGCGCCCGCTGCACGGTGATCCCGCCCTGATTGTCCATGGGGCCGGACGCTACCCGCGTCCGTGTTCCGGCGACATCACCCCACGGTCACAGGACCGGACGGTTCGCACGCAGGGGCGACAACTCGTCGTCCCCTGGCGGGAATTGTGTGACCGCCTGTCGATTGTGGCCTACGTCACTCGGGAGGATGCTCTCGCGCCATGGCAGAGAACCCCACCCCAGAGGTCCACCGGCTCAAGGCGAACTCGGTCGGGCTCGTCGGCGTCGTCTTCATGGCCGTCGCCACCGCGGCACCGATCACCGCGATGACCGGCAACCTCCCCATCGCCGTCGGCTTCGGCAACGGTACCGGCGCACCCGCCGGCTATCTCTTCGCGACGCTCGTCCTGACCGTCTTCTCGGTCGGCTACGTCGCCATGGCCAAGCGGATCACCGCCGCCGGCGCCTTCTACGGCTACATCTCGCACGGCCTCGGCCGGATCGCCGGTATGGCCTCCGGCATGCTCGCCGTCCTCGCGTACGTCGTCTTCGAGGCCTCGATCGTCGGTGTCTTCGCGTACTTCGCCAAGACGACCGTCGCCGATCAGCTCGGTGTGGACCTGCCGTGGATCCTGTACGCGGCCGTCATGCTGTCCGTCACCGCCGCCCTCTCGTACTTCGACATCAACCTGACCGCCAAGGCGCTCGGGGTGATGCTCATCGCCGAGATCGCGGTCCTCTTCGCGGTCGCCACCGCCGTCCTGATCGCCGGCGGCGGCCCCGACGGCATCCCCGTCGAACCGATCGACCCCAGGAACGCCTTCACCGGCACCTCCGCCGGCCTCGGACTCTTCTTCGCCTTCTGGTCCTGGGTGGGCTTCGAGTCGACCGCGATGTACGGCGAGGAGTCCCGCGACCCCAAGCGGGTCATCCCGCGCGCCACGCTGATCTCCGTCATCGGCGTCGGCCTCTTCTACATCTACGTGTCGTGGATGACGATCGCGGGCAACGGCCTCGCCGGATCGGTGAAGCTGTCCGCCTCCGCCTCGCCCCTCGACCTGTTCTTCTCGCCCACCGAGAGCTTCATCGGCGCCTGGGCCGTCGACGCCTTCCAGTGGCTGCTGCTCACCGGCTCCTTCGCCTGCGGGATGGCCTTCCACCAGTGCGCCTCGCGCTATCTGTACGCCATCGGGCGCGAGGGCTTCCTCCACCCGGCGCTCGGCCGGACGCACGCGAGGCACGGCTCGCCGTACATCGCCTCGTACGTGCAGAGCGCGATCGCCGTCGCCCTGGTCGGCGCCTTCTGGCTCACCGGCCAGGACCCCTACATCCACCTCTACACGCTGCTCGCGATCCTCGGCACGATGGCGATCCTCATCGTCCAGACCCTCTGCTCCTTCGCCGTCATCGGCTACTTCCGCAAGAACCACCCCGAGGACCGGCACTGGTTCAGGACCCTCACCGCCCCGCTCCTCGGCGGTGTCGGCATGATCGCCGTCGTCGTCCTGCTGGTCGTCAACATGGAGACCGCCGCCGGTCTCGCCGCCGACTCGCTGTTCTTCAAGGCGATCCCCTGGATCGTCGGTGCGGTCTTCTTCGGCGGCCTCGGCCTCGGCCTCTATCTCAAGGCCAAGCGGCCCGCACGCTACGAGATCATCGGCCGGATCGTCCTGGAGGACGCCGCCGAGCGCCCCGCCGAAGAGACAGCGGCCCCCGCCCCCGCCGCCGTACCGCAGAGCTGAATCCCCTTCTCCCCTCCAGGAGCGCCCCATGGCACGCACCAACCCGATGCACCTCCTGAAGAAACTGGCCGCCGAGCACGCCGACGCCCGGCGGCTGAACCTCCCCGTCGACGAGCTCCGCGGCATGAGAGCCGACGCCCTCGGGCGCCGCTCCCTCCTCAAGTACGCCGCCGCCGCCGGTGTCGCCGTCGGCGCGGCCGGGGCCGCCGGCCTGGGCGGGGCCGTGCCCGCCCGCGCCGCCACCCCGGACCCGCCGGTCAAGAGCACCGCCCGGGTCGCCGTCGTCGGCGCCGGGATCTCCGGCCTCACCGCCGCCCTCACCCTCCAGGACGCCGGCCTCACCCCGGTGCTCTACGAGGCGAACCCCACCCGGGTCGGCGGCCGCATGTGGACCCAGCGCACCCACTGGGCGTACGGACAGACCTCCGAGATCGGCGGCGAGCTGATCGACACCAGCCACAAGAAGATCCTGGAGCTCTGCCGCCGCTTCGACCTCCCCGTGGAGGACTTCCTCGGCGGCGGGCCCAACGGAGCGGAGGAGGTCCTCTGGTTCAACGGCGCGTACTACTCCCGTGCCCAGGCCGACGAGGACTTCAAGGCGGTCTACCAGCTGCTGCGCCGGGACCTCTCGGACGCGGGGGAGGTCTTCTGGAACCAGACCACCCCCACGGGCACCGCGCTCGACAACATGTCGATCCACGAGTGGATCGAGACCCGGGTCCCCGGCGGGCACTCCTCGCCGCTCGGCCGCTTCCTCGACGTCGCCTACAACGTCGAGTACGGGGCCGACACCACCGAGCAGTCCTCGCTCGCCCTGGTGCTGCTCATGGGCTACCAGACCAATCCCGGCAACTTCAACGTCTGGGGCCTGTCCAACGAGCGGTACCACATCGTCGGCGGCAACGACCGGCTCCCGAACGCCGTCGCCGGGGCCCTCGCCCCGGGCACCCTGCGCCCGGGCTGGTCCCTGACCGCCGTACGGGCCAACGCCGACGGCACCCAGACGCTGACCTTCACCGAGGCCGGCGCCACCAGGACCGTCACCGCCGACCACACGATCCTCTGCCTCCCGCTGCCGGTCCTCCAGCAGCTCGACCTGGCCCGGGCCGCCTTCGACCCGCTCATGAGGAACCTGCTGCGGGACGCGCGGATGGGACACTGCACCAAGCTCAACATGCAGTTCGGCACCCGCCCCTGGCGCGGCACCGGCGCCTGGCCGGGCGTCTCGGCCGGTGACTGCTTCACCGACACCGAGGTCCAGCAGACCTGGGACACCACCAAGATCCAGGGCGGGACCGGCGGCATCCTCCTCCAGTACGGCGGCGGCAGCCTCGCCAGGTCGCTGACGCCTGCCGGGCCCTTCTCCACCGAGTCCGACCCGTACGTACGGAACCTCGTCACCCGCCACCTGGCGGGCATCGACGCCTTCTACCCCGGCACCTCACGGGCGTACACGGGCCGCGCCCAGCTCTCCGCCTGGCACCGGAACCCGTACTCGCTGGGTGCCTACTCCTGCTGGCCGGTCGGCTATCTCCACCGGTACGCGGGCTACGAGGGCACCGCCCAGGGGAACGTCCACATCGGTGGTGAGCACTGCAGCTACGACTTCCAGGGCTTCATGGAAGGCGGGGCGACCGAGGGCGAGCGAGCCGCCAAGGAGGTGATCGCCGTCCTGCGATGAGCCGGCTCAGCCGGCCGGTGCGATGTTCTGGTTGAAGCGGAACACGTTGTCGGGGTCGTACTCGGCCTTCACGGCGGCGAGTCGGCGGTAGTTCTCCTCGCCGAAGGAGGAGACGATCCGCTGCTCGCCCTCGGCGCCGATGAAGTTCAGATACGTCGCGTCGAGTGCCCACGGCCGTACGTCGTCCCGGACGTCGTGCACCCACTGCTTCGCCTGCTCGTCGTACGCGGGGTCCTCCCAGGTCGCGAACGGGTGCACCGCCCACGGCGCGGTGCGCCACGGCTGCGGGTACCGGGAGGGCCCGGCGGCCACGGCCCCGCCCATCAGGAACAGCACGTGCTGGGTGGCGGTCGACGCCGGGATCCGCGCGCCCCGGTCGCAGAAGACGTCCACGGCCTCGTCGGAGAAGTCCCGCAGGTACTCGGCCGACCAGTAGTTCCGCAGCCCCGGCGGGTCGTCGAGCATCGTCTGCAGGTCCACGTACGGGATGTCCGTGACGATCTCGACCACGGGCTTCAGCGCGAACAGCGGCGCCGCGAACTCGCGGAGTTCGGAGACCGGGCCGGTGTACGTGAACAGCGCCCCGCAGACCAGCTTGCCGACCAGGTCCTCCGGGATGAACGGCTCCGGGGGCGCGGGCATGTAGATGGCGCCGCCACCCACCTCGTCGGGTGCGCCGGCACCGAGATCGCGGAAGGTGCGCACCACCTGGGGCGCGTTGTCGGGCAGGAAGAACAGCATCGCGACGCTCATCCGGGGCAGCGGGTGCAGCCGCATCGTCAGCGAGGTCGCCACCCCGAAGTTGCCGCCGCCGCCGTGCAGCGCCCAGAACAGCTCCGGGTTCTCCTCCGCGTCCGTGTGCACGTGCTTGCCCTCGGCGGTGATCAGGTCGGCGGCGAGCAGGTTGTCGCTGGCAAGACCGAACTTCCGCTCCAGCCAGCCCGAGCCGCCGCCCAGTGTGAAGCCGCCGACGCCGGTGGTGGACACCCGCCCGCCGGTGGTCGCCACATGGAACGGCTGGCACGCGTGGTCCAGGTGGGCCATGGTCGCCCCGCCCTCGACCCGTACCGTCATGTCCTCCGGGTCCACGACGACACCGTGCATCCGGCGCAGATCGACGATGAGCGCGCCGTCGATCATGGAGCTCCCGGCGACGCTGTGCCCGCCGCCGCGTACCGCGATCGGCAGCTCGGTCTCGCGGCCGAACAGGATCGCGTTGGACACGTCGGCCTGGGTGGCGCACTGGGCGATCACCGACGGGCGCCGGTCGATCATGCCGTTGTGCAGGGCACGCGCCTCGTCGTAGCCCGGACCGCCGGGGGTGATCACCTCACCGGCCAGATCCTCGACCAGTCCGGCGAGGGCGCTTTCGGAGACGTGGGGAGCCATGGGAGCCCCCCCTTCCGTACGGGGGGACAGGACCCTCTCATCGTAGGTCCGGGTGCCGTCCCCCGCGCGGGGCCGCCTCAGCCGCCGTACGCCCCGCTCGCCGTCAGCCGCAGTGCCGTGTCGATCAGTGGCACGTGGCTGAAGGCCTGCGGGAAGTTGCCGACCTGCCGCTGGAGCCTCGGGTCCCACTCCTCGGCGAGCAGCCCCAGGTCGTTGCGGAGCGCGAGCAGCCGCTCGAAGAGCGAGCGTGCCTCGTCCACCCGGCCGATCATCGCCAGGTCGTCGGCCAGCCAGAACGAGCACGCCAGGAACGCGCCCTCGTCGCCCTCCAGGCCGTCGACGCCTGCCTCCTCGCCGGAGGTGGGGTAGCGGAGCACGAAACCGTCCTCCGTGGACAGCTCCCGCTGGATCGCCTCGATCGTGCCGATGACCCGCTTGTCGTCCGGCGGCAGGAAGCCCATCTGCGGGATCAGCAGCAGCGAGGCGTCCAGCTCCTTGGAGCCGTACGACTGCGTGAAGGTGTTCCGCTCGGGGTCGTAGCCCTTCTCGCAGACGTCCCGGTGGATCTCGTCGCGCAGCGCGTGCCAGCGCTCCAGCGGGCCGTCGGCGTCCCCGGACTCGATGAGCTTGATCGTGCGGTCGACGGCCACCCAGGCCATCACCTTGGAGTGCACGAAGTGGCGGCGCGGGCCGCGGACCTCCCAGATGCCCTCGTCGGGCTGGTCCCAGTGCTTCTCCAGGTAGTTGATCAGCTTGATCTGGAGGAGCGAGGCGTAGTCGTTGCGGGAGAGGCCCGTCATGTGCGCGAGGTGGAGGGCCTCGGTGACCTCGCCGTAGACGTCCAGCTGGAGCTGGTTGGCGGCGCCGTTGCCGACCCGGACCGGGCCGGAGCTCTCGTACCCCGGGAGCCAGTCGAGTTCCGCCTCGCCGAGCTCCCGCTCGCCGGCGATGCCGTACATGATCTGCAGGTTCTCCGGGTCGCCGGCGACCGCGCGGAGCAGCCAGTCCCGCCAGGCGCGGGCCTCCTCGCGGTAGCCGGTGCGCAGCATCGAGGAGAGGGTGATCGCCGCGTCCCGCAGCCAGGTGTAGCGGTAGTCCCAGTTGCGGACGCCGCCGATCTCCTCGGGCAGCGAGGTGGTCGGCGCGGC is part of the Streptomyces sp. NBC_00250 genome and harbors:
- the recN gene encoding DNA repair protein RecN codes for the protein MVWGVLEEMRIRSLGVIDDAVVELSPGFTAVTGETGAGKTMVVTSLGLLLGGRADPALVRIGAASAVVEGRISVPAGAPAALRAEEAGAELEDGVLLVSRTVSAEGRSRAHLGGRSVPVGLLAELADELVAVHGQTDQQGLLKPARQRGALDRYAGEAVSVPLAVYAEAYRRLRAVTGELDEITTRARERAQEADLLRFGLGEIEAVSPRAGEDTELAAEAERLGHAEALASAAALAHAALAGVPEDPESVDATTLVAGAGRALEAVRSHDPALAALADRMGEISILLGDVATELAGYADDLDADPLRLAAVEERRAALTQLTRKYGADIAAVLAWAEESANRLGELDGDDDRVEELTAERDRLRDELSVLAQRLTDARTEAADRFADAVTAELASLAMPHARVSFDIRQTEDPDGVEVGGRRVAYSPSGADEVELLLAPHPGAPPRPIAKGASGGELSRVMLAVEVVFAGVDPVPTYLFDEVDAGVGGKAAVEIGRRLAKLAKTAQVVVVTHLPQVAAFADRQLLVEKTNDGSVTRSGVTVLEGEERVRELSRMLAGQEDSETARAHAEELLATARADG
- a CDS encoding glycosyltransferase family 4 protein: MTQLRTVQVLGGGSAGSSAHVRSLASGLVARGVRVTVCAPAELDRVYDYLGAGADFVPLPRLGDPATVAALRNACIGADVVHAHGLQASVRAALALSGGERGGRAPLVTTWDSRHHVHGARGGMLRLLERRTVRATTVVLATSSELVDRARRRGARDARLAPVTVPAARGPVCLHDGKARAELGAVDRPLLMAVGALERGRGYRTLLDAAREWRELDPQPLLVIAGEGRERAALQRRIVAEGLPVRLIGRREDVAELLAAADVAVLPSRWEARSLLAQEALRLGVPLVATAVGGVPELVGDAAELVPYGDAVALAGAVRGLLEDVERRMDLAAAGRVQAGSWPTEDETVAHVLSVYDELVGR
- a CDS encoding PucR family transcriptional regulator; translated protein: MDNQGGITVQRALELPGLRSGLPEVVAGADRLHRTVRWVHAGEVPNIASLLKGGELLLTTGLGLGTRPAEQRAFVRRLADRGIAALVVELGPRFARLPATIVETARAAGLPLVQLHREVPFVAVTEEIHTEIVNGHYALLRQAEEVHRQCTEALLGGGGVPQVLRILSDFAANPVFLETADGQLLYAAGTESAPADPLQVWDGLRGQRAARESGPPTGTVLVDVPGGGPGTSSVRARLVLLSVSGALSPVHRMAAERAAGLLAVVLMQARQEEELAARGRGDFLTDLAEGRITAEDAPAQARVLGFKPGDGPLLPVVMRLASELSPSGNWALLARAVLEELASVGVPVLLGVRPVEGRVPLLLGLRSESERTAVADRVAAALRAGVERAGLERAGVHPPVVVVGVAGSWAAASAGLRHAAETATAAQGLSDLPWYDARRLDIDLLLWRLHFHGDTVLAAFVDRAIGPLRDHDRTSRPPLLPTLETYLAHAGRKAETARELHLNRQTLYNRLARISELLGTDLDDPQTVLALSLALRARRHTP
- a CDS encoding APC family permease — translated: MAENPTPEVHRLKANSVGLVGVVFMAVATAAPITAMTGNLPIAVGFGNGTGAPAGYLFATLVLTVFSVGYVAMAKRITAAGAFYGYISHGLGRIAGMASGMLAVLAYVVFEASIVGVFAYFAKTTVADQLGVDLPWILYAAVMLSVTAALSYFDINLTAKALGVMLIAEIAVLFAVATAVLIAGGGPDGIPVEPIDPRNAFTGTSAGLGLFFAFWSWVGFESTAMYGEESRDPKRVIPRATLISVIGVGLFYIYVSWMTIAGNGLAGSVKLSASASPLDLFFSPTESFIGAWAVDAFQWLLLTGSFACGMAFHQCASRYLYAIGREGFLHPALGRTHARHGSPYIASYVQSAIAVALVGAFWLTGQDPYIHLYTLLAILGTMAILIVQTLCSFAVIGYFRKNHPEDRHWFRTLTAPLLGGVGMIAVVVLLVVNMETAAGLAADSLFFKAIPWIVGAVFFGGLGLGLYLKAKRPARYEIIGRIVLEDAAERPAEETAAPAPAAVPQS
- a CDS encoding flavin monoamine oxidase family protein produces the protein MARTNPMHLLKKLAAEHADARRLNLPVDELRGMRADALGRRSLLKYAAAAGVAVGAAGAAGLGGAVPARAATPDPPVKSTARVAVVGAGISGLTAALTLQDAGLTPVLYEANPTRVGGRMWTQRTHWAYGQTSEIGGELIDTSHKKILELCRRFDLPVEDFLGGGPNGAEEVLWFNGAYYSRAQADEDFKAVYQLLRRDLSDAGEVFWNQTTPTGTALDNMSIHEWIETRVPGGHSSPLGRFLDVAYNVEYGADTTEQSSLALVLLMGYQTNPGNFNVWGLSNERYHIVGGNDRLPNAVAGALAPGTLRPGWSLTAVRANADGTQTLTFTEAGATRTVTADHTILCLPLPVLQQLDLARAAFDPLMRNLLRDARMGHCTKLNMQFGTRPWRGTGAWPGVSAGDCFTDTEVQQTWDTTKIQGGTGGILLQYGGGSLARSLTPAGPFSTESDPYVRNLVTRHLAGIDAFYPGTSRAYTGRAQLSAWHRNPYSLGAYSCWPVGYLHRYAGYEGTAQGNVHIGGEHCSYDFQGFMEGGATEGERAAKEVIAVLR
- a CDS encoding FAD-binding oxidoreductase, producing the protein MAPHVSESALAGLVEDLAGEVITPGGPGYDEARALHNGMIDRRPSVIAQCATQADVSNAILFGRETELPIAVRGGGHSVAGSSMIDGALIVDLRRMHGVVVDPEDMTVRVEGGATMAHLDHACQPFHVATTGGRVSTTGVGGFTLGGGSGWLERKFGLASDNLLAADLITAEGKHVHTDAEENPELFWALHGGGGNFGVATSLTMRLHPLPRMSVAMLFFLPDNAPQVVRTFRDLGAGAPDEVGGGAIYMPAPPEPFIPEDLVGKLVCGALFTYTGPVSELREFAAPLFALKPVVEIVTDIPYVDLQTMLDDPPGLRNYWSAEYLRDFSDEAVDVFCDRGARIPASTATQHVLFLMGGAVAAGPSRYPQPWRTAPWAVHPFATWEDPAYDEQAKQWVHDVRDDVRPWALDATYLNFIGAEGEQRIVSSFGEENYRRLAAVKAEYDPDNVFRFNQNIAPAG